AGCCAGTGTTTCCGGTGTCCGCCACCCTTCTCGACGCCGCCGATGATCGAATAGCGAACGGGTGCGATGCCGACGAGGCGGAGCAGATTGCGGTCGAGGCTCTTGAGGCTATGGGCCCGGTAGAAGAACCGATAGAAAGGTGCGGGCATCCCCATCGTCACGATGATACGCGCCGACCAGCCACCGAGCAGTCTTGCTGGCTGATCAGGTTCGGTTTCATCGATCGCAAAGCCGGGCCGCATGACCTGCTCGAGGAAGGCTTTGAGGAGAGCGGGCACGTCGCCGAGCCAAAGCGGATAGAGGATCACGAGATGGTCGGCCCACCGAATGTCGATTTGCGCCGTGTGGATCGTGTCTACAGGATTGGCCTCGCGCCATTCTTTGGCCGAGCGCAAAATCGGAAAATCCAGGGACGCGATATCGATCCTGCGGACTTCGTGGATGCCTGCCTCGGCACCCGCCGCATAGGCATCCGCCAGCGCGTGAACGAAGCGCGCCCGATCAGTATCGGGGTGTCCATCGATGATCGCAATGCGTGCCATGCGCTCCTCCGGACATTGCCTTCCTCTCCCGCGTTGCCTCCGGCAATCAGGAAGTTTCCCAAGGTGCCGCGCCAATGCCAGGCTGCCGTTGGCGAGACCCTGGTCATCGCCGGCTCATCTCGAGAACCTTGGCCCAGTCCTTGACGCCCTTGGGGGGCATGGGGGTGATCGCGAGATCCGGCCTGGCGTAACGCAGGGCTGCCCGCTCTGCCGCGATCGCGCCTTCGGCATCGTTGTCGACGGCCAGGATCAGCGAGGTCAGCGATGACGGAAGCAGGAGCTGGTCGAGCCGGCGGGCTCCAAGGCTCGTCCAGCAAGGTATGT
This sequence is a window from Sphingopyxis sp. 113P3. Protein-coding genes within it:
- a CDS encoding NAD(P)H-dependent oxidoreductase, whose product is MARIAIIDGHPDTDRARFVHALADAYAAGAEAGIHEVRRIDIASLDFPILRSAKEWREANPVDTIHTAQIDIRWADHLVILYPLWLGDVPALLKAFLEQVMRPGFAIDETEPDQPARLLGGWSARIIVTMGMPAPFYRFFYRAHSLKSLDRNLLRLVGIAPVRYSIIGGVEKGGGHRKHWLHCVRQLGRDAR